The proteins below are encoded in one region of Hordeum vulgare subsp. vulgare chromosome 3H, MorexV3_pseudomolecules_assembly, whole genome shotgun sequence:
- the LOC123440068 gene encoding protein RADIALIS-like 3: protein MSSGSTSSSRGGANAVWSVRENKLFEEALANYGEGTPDRWHKVSRAMGGTKTADEVRNHYEILEEDIKLIESGRVPFPKYKYRN from the coding sequence ATGTCTTCTGGGTCTACGAGCTCATCCCGTGGCGGCGCCAACGCGGTGTGGAGCGTCAGGGAGAACAAGCTGTTCGAGGAGGCACTCGCCAACTACGGCGAGGGCACGCCCGACCGCTGGCACAAGGTGTCGCGCGCCATGGGCGGGACCAAGACGGCCGACGAGGTGCGCAACCACTATGAGATCCTCgaggaagacatcaagctcatcgaGTCTGGCAGGGTCCCGTTCCCCAAGTACAAGTACAGGAACTGA